ccgtgtcccctgcacgGGGATCCTCCTGCCCCGGGCACCCCGGATGCTACTGtcccccaaagtgtcccctgtgccccagggtgtccccagggatgcctCTGGGACAGCTGCAGCCTGCGGGGGGGGACAGGGCTGCAGGCCAGGCGGTGGCACAGGCACACACGCGTGCACGGCCCCGTGCACACAGCGCTGCCACTCGCGCACACCCAGCACCGCGCGGGCTCGCACGCGCACACACGCACCCCGCGCACCCCACACGGCTTTCCTGCAGGTCTCCATTTATTTCTCAGTGCTAAAAAGCTAGAAAAGGCGCCGGCAGAGGCCTCGGCAGCCTGGCAGGGCAGCCCTGTCCCGGGTGCCGGGGTCGGGGACGCTGGGGCGGCGTGCGGTGCGCCGGGGTCGGAGAGCGGTGGCCGTGTCTGGCGTGCCGGGGTCGGGGACGCCATGGCGGTGCCGGGGTCGCGGTGCCGCGGTCCCTAGCGCGGCGGGTCCGCGGTGCCGCCGGGCAGGTCGCAGCGGTAGCGGAAGATCTGGATGCAGAGCAGGTCGCCGAGCGGCGAGAGGCCGGTGATCCCCACCTTCCTGAAGCCGTGGCTCTCGTAGAGCCGCTGCGCCACCACCTGCACCATGGACGTGGACAGCACCACGGCGCCGTAGCCCCGCGCCCGGGCGAAGCGCAGCACCTCCCCGCACAGCGCCCTGGACACGCCGCGGCCGCGGAAGTCCTTGCTGACTGACATCCGCAGCAGCTCCAGGGCCACCCCTCGGTCGGCCGGGTTCTGCGGCGGCGCCACGGCCACCATGCCCACCACGGCCCCGCCGGCCTCCGCCACCCAGAAGCAGGAGTCGGGCGCCCGCATGTAGCTGCTCTCGATGTCGCAGAGGTCGGTGTTCAGCGCGTTCTGCACGTAGGTGAGGCAGACGGAGTGCACCATGGGCCAGGCAACCGCCATCGCCAGCGCCACGGCCgccagccccagcagccaggAGCCGGCGGCCGCCCGCACCGCGGCgaacagcaccagcagcaccagctgcgCCCGCGCCGTGCGCAGCAGGAAGCGGTAGGTGGCCGGCACGTGCTCCAGGAGCCCGCGGGCGAAGAGGCTGCGCACGGCCTCGTAGTCCTGGTCACGGTACTGTCGGATGCGGAAGGACGCCATGGGCGGCTGGCACCTGCGGCACGGGGGCGtcagcacagggacccccccggcacccccaggcCCCGGGCGCAGGAATCGCTGCCCCGGCACCGTGCGGGCGCCCTCGGCTCCCGGTGGCTGGGCACCCGCCCGCACCCCGCTGCCAAAACTACCCTCTTCTCACCCCAAATCACCAGCCGGGCCTGGGGTGAGcgcctgcatccccagccccccaCGGGGTTCCTGCCCCAACTCCCCTCAttccccatggggaccccatggaAATCCCAGCATCACCCGTGTCACCCCAGTTCCCCTGCTGGGAACAGCACCGTGGGGTGTCCGTGCAGGTGGgggtggcacaggctggggacccTGTCCCCCCGCGCTGGGACCTGGGAGATTCACCCCCAGCCCCCAGGAGCGGGTTCAGAGGACGCCCCGGAGCgggagcagggtctggggggcGCAGAGGGAAGCccaggagggtctgggggtgcctGTACCCCCGTTCCCCGAGCAGCCCCGGCACTCACCGCGGCTCCGGGCAGGCGGCAGGACTGAGTAGCCGCCTGTGTCCCGTCCTTTGCCCCGCGGTGCCGTGATGGGAGCGGGGCAAAGGGACACGGGTTGGGGGGACGGGGCGGCTCGGGGTTGTGCCCCTGCAGGGGGGGGCTCAGGGGCTCAGTCACCCCGGCGCGGGGACCCGGGGGGACATCTCCCCTTGCCCTGGGGAGGGGGCCCCGAGCGGCCGAAAAGCCCGGGGGGGTGAAGGGGAGCGTGGCCTCAGCCCCCGCGCCCACATCCCCCACTTGGCCGCGTTCCCGTGCCCCCCCCACCTGCTGCTCCCGCTCCGCCGCTGCTCCAACCGGGAGCGCGGCTGCGCCGCTCGTCCGGCTGAAAACGGGGGGTCCCTTGCCAAACCCTGGGGGTCCGATAGCCCCCCGGCTCGGCGCGGGGGCCCTTCGCTTCCCGCAGCCGCGGCGCTGCGTGTGCCGGCAGAGAGGGGCCGGTCGGGTCCAGCCCAGCGCCCCGCGGCCCTTCGCGGGGGGGCTCGCCCAGCTTTCTTTCGGAGGGGGTGACAGCACCGGGGTCGCACCCCCGGCTCGGCCCTTACCCCGGCTGGCGGCGGCTCCGAGGAAGCGGCGAGCGCAGGCGCTGCTGGGGAAGTGCTGCCGCCTCCGCCGGGACGCTGCCATCGCCCCGGCCGctgcccctgtccctgctgccatcGCCCCGGCCGCTGTCACCGCCCCGGCTGCTGCCATCGCCCCGGCTGCTGCCACCGTCCCGGCCGCTGTCACCGCCCCGGCTGCTGCCATCGCCCCGGCTGCTGCCACCGTCCCGGCCGCTTCCACTGCCCCGGCCGTTTCCACGGCCCCAGCTGCTGccactgtccctgctgctgccactgccccagctgctgccactgccccagctgctgccactgtccctgctgctgccactgccccGGCCGTTTCCActgccccagctgctgccacTGCCCCGGCCGTTTCCActgccccagctgctgccacTGCCCCGGCCGCTGCGCCGCGGGGTCACTTCAGCCTTGGGGGGCGGATGAGGGGGGACCCGCGCGGGAACGGGGACACAGGCAGGGGTGGGGATGGGCTCCCCCGGAACCCCCATCACTGCCAAATCGGGGAGGTGCTTTGGCGCTGGACCTCACAACGGTGGGAACCTCTATAgggagggctccctccatcccgCACTCTCCTTCTGGGGGGGCTCAGCCCCACCGGGGACTTTGCCCGGTCCAACCGGAGTCCGCACCAAGCAGCTCATCCAATGGCCAACTCACCTTTTGTCCCCTGAGCGAAGGTCCAAGTGTGGTGAGGCACGACAAGCCCTTGGGGACAGCCAGCACCTGGGAGGGGGTGTCATCACCCTGGGGGCCACTGTCCCctgcccagggaccccccagcacgCTGGGTTGTCCCCGGGGGCTCAGGGGGACACCCTGTGGGTCCAGCTGGGTGccgtccccccagccccatcctggGTTATTCCCGTGGGGCTGTGGCACCAGGGACTCATCATCGTGCTGGGGTGACCCCCCAGGGAAGAATGACCCAGCCCAGTGCTGTGGATGAGCCTTTATTCCTCCCCCCGCACAGGGGCAGCGCCCGACCTGCAGGCACCGCTGAGTGACcggggggacagagctggggtgtCAGGAGCAGGCAGGACACAGCCCCCCCaggcagggtttggtggggagtACCACGGCACCTCTGCCTGCTGCCGGGGGGGGGGCAGCCCCCCAGCCGCCCCttgcaccccacagcccccaaacTGCGCCGGGCACGAGGGTCCCTACCCCCCGTGCCACCGCAGTCCCTGAGAAGCATCGACCCACGGCCAGTGCCCTGTGGCTGCACCGTGTCCgccgggcagggtcaccagcAGCGCCCCACGGCACAGCCAGCGCGGGGCTCTGGTCAGGGCTCCCCCGTGCCCCTCGGGGTGCCGGTGCCGCCGTGCCACCCCGGCTCAGGGCAGCTCGTATCGGTAGACGGTGATGGTGCAGTTGGCCAGGCGGCCGTACAGCGTGGGCAGGACGTAGCGGCGGTGCCGGCGGAAGCCCAGGCGCTCGTACAGGGCCTGCGCGCGGTGCTGCAGCATCAGCGTGTTGAGCACCACGGCCCGGCAGCCCCGCTGCCGCGCGAAGGCCAGCGCGGTGTGGCCCAGCGCCGCGGCGATGCCCAGGCCCCGGTAGTCCTTGCGCACCGACATCCTCTTCAGCACCAGCTCGCCGTCGGCATCGCCTGGCAGCAGGCCCACCGCGCCCACCACCCGCTCGTCCGCCTCCGCCACCCAGAACCGCGCCCCGGCGCTCTCGGCGTAGGCGGCGCCGATGTCGCGCAGGTCGCCGGCGAGGCAGCGGTCGATGTAGGCGCGCCAGGCGCAGCCCAGCAGGTGCCGggccagcgccagcagcagcgtgagcgccagcagcggcagcagcagcgagcGGGCGCTGGCCAGGAGCGCGGCCGCGGTGCCGCCCAGCGCCAGCAGCGCCCAGGGCTGCCGCAGCACGTGCAGGCACAGCGCCGGCGCGTACTCGCTCATGCCGGTGGCGAAGATCTCGCGCACggcctcgccgtcctcctgccgGTACGGCCGGATCCGGTACTCCACCATGCTGTGTGCTGCGGGGGTCACTCATGGCGGGTGCCCCCTGCCCCTGGGGCGGGCCCGGGGGTCCCACAGACCAGGCAGCgcctgcccccagccccacatgtccccccaccccagcccccgaCTGCCCCTCGGGCCTCATAGGCCTGTCCTGGCCCCTCCATCCTCCAAAgaccaccccatcccaccccccaactCCCTCTTGCACTCCAGGGGTCGGTAATTCCCCTCTCCATCCCCCCAATCTCATTCCCTGACCCCCCATGGGCCTGTCCCGCCCCCCTATCTACCGCAGACCCCTTATCACACACCCCATCCCCGACCCCTCGCGGGCCTGTCCTTCCCCTCCCGTCCCCCTCATCGCACCCCAGGGCTCTGTCCTTCCCCCCTCCGCCCCCCCTGAACccttccccatcacccccatgagTGGCCCCACACCCCTCCCCAAGGGCTCACTCCCCTCTGGCCCCCCGGGGACCTTTCCAgcgcccccagacccccatgggtCCAACACCCTCCACCCACCCCCTACCCGGGACCCCTCTAATGACCCCATGGTCCCAACACCCCACGAGCTCCCCAACCCTGGCCCCCCCACAAACCACCCATGGCTCCAGCGCCCTCTGCTCCCTTCCTGGTCCCCCCATGACCCTGGTCCCCCCATGCTCCCGgtccccccggtccccccggtccccccggTCCCGCCCCACTCACCGCGCCCCCCACCCGCAGCCGCGCCGCCGCCAGCGCCCGCCTGATACGGACAAGGCTCACAGCCCATTGGCCGCCGCTCCTCCCGGGGGCACGCCCCTCCCGCCACCACGAGCCAATACGCGCCCAGCGAGGAGCGGCGGGGGCGGAGCCACGGAGGGGGACGGGGTGGTGTCAGCGGGGCGCACAGACGGGGCGGAGCAAAGGGGCGGAGCCAGGCCAAGGGGGTGGGACCTCCGGCTGCGGAGGCGCCATTGACCTTCAAGGGCAAGGGCGGGCAAACGAGGGGCGGGGCCTATCGGGGGCGGGGCTTGCTGGGGCGGGGACAGGATCGGTCCCCGTCCTCTCCGCACCGCGTACCGGccgggcaggatcgggccccagCCCCCCACCGCGTGCAGCGGGTCCGTTCCCGACAGAGGCGCAGGCGGGGGCGGCACAGGCGGCTTTACTGGGACGTGTCCCGCACAGCAGCGACACCCGGAGCACCCGCTCCGCCCCCCTGCGTCCCCCGGCCCCGTCACCGGCTCCACCCCGGCCCCCCGCCGAGCCCGCGGCCCCGGGCCGTGTCCCGTGTGCCCGGTGCCGGTCACGGCGCTCGGCGCTGGGCGCGGAGCCGGCGCAGGCGCTGCCGCCGCAGCCGCAGGTCGGAGGGCAGCGGGGCCCGCCCGGGCAGCCGCCCCCGCGGCCGGTGCCGCCGCAGCCGGGCCAGGCGGAAGCTGCACGGCGTGGGGACGTTCTCGTACGAGACGTGGCACGGCTGCGTGGCCGCTTCGTAGCCCTCGGCCCGCGCCGTCACCTCGTACTCGCCCGGGTTCAGCAGCCGCCAGTAGTCCCCGTCCAGGGCTGTGACAGCGGGGGCGTCAGTGCAGCCCCAGCCTCGGCCCTTGGCCTTGGCCCCAGCCCTGTTCCCGTTCCCGATCCCATCCTTGTCCCcgatcccatccctgtccccattcccatccccagtCCCATTCTTGTCCCGACCCCAATCCCATTCCCAACCTAATTGTATTTCCATCCGCATCCCATGCCCAGCCCTGATCCTTGTCCCCACCCCCATTCCTACGCCCATCCccttcccatcccctccccacctccatccccagtccaccccatccccattcccagcCTAATAACATTTGTATCCTCATCCGCGCCCCcagtccccattcccatccccaaatCCCACCGCATCCCCATCCCCGCCCCGCCGCACCCGTCCGGACGTCGTGGTTGATGCCGTCCACCGAGATGATGGCGTTGGCGATGCCCTGCTCCGTGTCACTGTCCCGCACCACCCCCTTGATCCCGCGGTGCACCTGGGACCGCGGGGCGGGTGTCAGCAGGGGGCGTGCAggggacacacgcgtgcacacacgCACACCTTTGCACACTTGCCACGCTTGCGAGAGCACAGGCACCCTGCGGGCTCTGCACATCTGGGTGCACATCTGCACGGCATGTGGCACACACCCCATCCCACATGCTCTGTGCCACGGAGGTGcccacaggggacacaggggacacagagCCTCGGGGGTGTTTGAGGACCCCCAGCTGTGTCCTGCTGCCACGTGCTCAGCCCCtgccaaacccctgccccccagtgcCCACGTCCCCCCTCAGGAGCACAGAGCCCCCCAGGGGtctgtgtccccacctgctccATGTTGCTCTGTGCCTGTGGAGGTGCCCACAGGGGACATGGAGCCTTGGGGGTGTTTGCGGACCCCTGAGCCATGTCCTGCTGCCACGTGCTCAGCTCCTGCCGCAGTCCCGACCCCTCAGCACCCACATCCCCTGCAGCGTgtcccccccgctgtccccgtcccACCTGCTCCATGTAGAGCAGCAGGGACTCGCGGTTGTTCTCCCACTCGGCCGGCAGCTCGGATGCGTGCGGGAACTTGTCACAGGAGAGCTCCACCGTGATCTCGAAGCAGTTGGTGTGCAGGTAGCTGAAGTCGTTCATGCCTGCACAGGACAGGGGGTGTCAGGGGGTCCTCGGCCCCACGCCCCACGTCGCCAGCCCCCCACTCACTGCCGGGCACCGTGTGCCAGTTGGCCCCGTTGATGATGTTGCCATGGCGGGCGAAGTCATCGTAGTGGCAGAGGCGGCGGTCCTCGCTGGCCATGGCCAGGTTGGAGGTGGCGTAGACGGTAGCCAGCCAGCGGAACACGCCGTCGTCGGCCGTGGGGGTCAGCTCCTGCGCCTTCCAGTAGCTGCGTGTCATGTCGAAGGGGTAGGTGACCACCAGCTCCCCCCCGTGCAGGTTGGCGCTCAGCACGAAGGGGTAGCGCTGCATCCAGTCGATCACCGCCCGCGTCTCGGGGGCCACCTGGGGGAACCCCGCGTCACGGGGGGGCCGTGGCGGTGAACCCCCCACCGGGACAGGAAAGGCTCCTGTCGCCCCCTCCTTGGGGCTGAAACCCCATGAGTCCGTCCCCAGCGCACCCCCCCATGGGTGAGCGTCACCCCGGGGCGCTGGGGCAGCAGCGGAGGTGTTTTGGGACGCGGGGGCTCACCGTGGCGTTGGTGAGGGTGTAGTACTCGGGGATGGGGATGTAGTGGTTGGGGAACTCGTGCGGCACCAGGTCGTTGTCCTCGGCGTCCCACAGCGCCGTGTTGAGGTCCGCGAAGTTGTGGTTCAGGTCGATGCCCTCGTACGTCCAGCGGCCCATGGCCCAGCCCGACAGCTCCGAGCCCTGCAGGACAGGGTCaccgggggacagggacactgaggAGACCAGGTcaccaggggatggggacacttggggacagggTCACTGAGGGGATGAGGTCACCAGGGGACAGGGTCACTGGGGAGATGACATCATtaagggatggggacactgggggacagggtCACTGGGGAGATGGCGTCACTAAgggatggggtcagtgggggacagGGTCACCAGGGGACAGGGTCACTGGCGAGATGGCATCACTAAGggatggggtcactgggggacaGGGTCACCACTGGATGGGGTCACTGGAGGATGAGGTCACCGGGGGAAAGCggtcaccatggggatggggtcaCCAAAGGATGGGGTCACCAGGGAGATGGGGCCACTGGGAGACAGAGTCAACAGGGTGATGGGGTCACCAGGGGTCAGGGTCACTGGAGGACAGGGTCACTGGGGAGATGGCATCACTAAGGGATGGGGTCACCAGGGGGGAGGGTCCCTGGAGGACAGGGTCACCGGGGGATTGGGTCACCAGAGGCTGGTGCCAGGACAGCCCCGCGGCACATGGGTGCTCAGCACCCTGACCCTACCAGCTTGTAGGCGGTTTCGTAGCCGTCGGGGTTCATGGAGGGCAGGAGGTGGATGCGGGTCTCGGTGACCAGCTGCACCACGCGCGGGTTGCTCGCCCGGAACTCCCGGCACAGGAACTCCATGAGGTTCAGCAGAAGCTCCCGGCCCAGCACCTCGTTCCCGTGCATCCCCGCCACGTAGCGGAACTCGGGCTCGCCTGCCGGGGACAGCCCGGTGGCAGCGGGGACACAGCCACCCCGGCCTCTGcgccccgggacagcccgggcGGCCCAGGGACTGTCCCCATCTGCCTGCACAGCCTGAGTGTCCCCGGCCACCCTGTCCCATCCTGCACAGCCTGGGTGTCCATGGTCACCCTGTCCCATCCTGCACAGCCTGGGTGTCCATGGTCACCCCGTCCCATCCTGCACAGCCTGAGTGTCCCCGGCCACCCTGTCCCATCCTGCAGAGCCTGGGTGTCCCTGGTCACCCCGTCCCATCCTGCAcagcctgggtgtccctggccacCCTGTCCGCATCCTGCACAGCCTGGGTGTCCATGGTCACCCTGTCCCATCCTGCAgagcctgggtgtccctggccaccctgtccccaccctgcacagcctgggtgtccctggccccCCCGTCCCATCCTGCACAGCCTGGATGTCCCCGTCCAGCCcagctgtcacctccccagcacGTACCCACTTCGTGAACCCCAGGGTTGTCCGAGATCTCCATCACGTACATCTTGAGGCCCAGGTAGCTCTTCCCGATGCTGTAGACGCGGGTGATGTCGGGACACTCGTCATTCACCCGCTTCATCAGCTGGGGAGGGCACGGCTCAGGGGCACCCCGGGGGCACGGAGACCCCTGCCccaccccagggtgtccccaggggtgcagaccccccaccccaccccagggcGTCCCCAGGGGTGCAGACCCCTGCCCCACACCGAGCAGGCACCTTTCTCATCTCCTTGTAGTTGTGGTGGCGGAAATCCAGCTTGTCGGTGGGCGGGGGGGGGCTGTGCCAAGCGTAGATGTTGTTGGGGTCTGCCAGGAACCGGGGGGCGcagaggggacaaggggggacatggTCAGAGATCCAGGGCGGGAGGACAGCCTGGACCCCAaccctggggacagccctggaAGAGCGTGACCATCCTGGGTGGTCGTGGGTTGGGGAGAGGGGTGGTGGGCAGGgggatgcaggcagcagcaggcaatgggcaggcagcagcagcagacaatGGGCAGGCAGCATTAGACAGCATTAGgtagcagcaggcagcagcaggcagcattaggcaggagcaggcaatgggcaggcagcagcaggcaatgggcaggcagcagcaggcaatGGGCAGGCAGCAGCATTAGGCAGCAttaggcagcagcaggcagcagcagacaatgggcaggcagcagcagacaatgggcagcagcagcattaggcagcagcagcaggcaatgGGCAGGCAGCAGCATTAGGCAGCATTAGGCAGCAGCATTAGGCAGCATTAGGCAGCAGCAGGCAATGGGCAGGCAGCAGCATTAGGCAGCATTAGGCAgcggcaggcagcagcaggcaatgggcaggcagcagcaggcaatgggcaggcagcagcaggcaacaggcaggcagcagcagacaatgggcagcagcagcattaggcagcagcagcaggcaatgGGCAGGCAGCAGCATTAGGCAGCATTAGGCAGCAGCAGGCaatgggcaggcagcagcaggcaatgggcaggcagcagcattaggcagcagcagcacccaccGGGCAGCGGGCAGCCCAGCACCTCCGCCCGCAGGCAGATGGTGCCGTTGGGGAACCAGCTCTGGGGGTTGATGCGCAGGTACCGCGCCACCACCGGCACCGGCAGCAGGTTCAGCACCGGTGTCTCGGGGTCCTTGTTCCCGGGGAACACCTGGGGGACACAGCCCCCGTGGGTCTCTGCGCTCGGGGGACccacgggggctgtgggggtgggggggtgcagCAGAGCCGCCCGCCGGggcacaaaggggtcccctgggcCCCCCAGCCCctaaggagcagcagagactcgGCTGGGGGGGCTGAGCCCTGGGGGGGCCGAGCCCGGCAGCGCTGAGGAACCGGAGCCCAATGGTGCCGCAGGGCCTGGGGCGCCTGCACCACTTGGCTCCCACACCCCAAGGGGACGGTCCCCAGGAATaagcacagggacccccaaacctgtCACCAGCACAGGGATGCCCAAACTCACTCCTGGCACAGGGATCCCCAAACCTGTCCCTGGCACAGGGGTCCCCAAACTTGTCCCTGGCACAGCGCTGGCACAGGGGTCCCCAAGCTCCTCCCCACCCCAGCCTGAGCACAgagaccccccagaccctccctggcacagggacccccagaccctacCTGGCACAGGGACACGAGCAGCAGCGTGTCTGGCTCTGGCAGCTCCCGGCCCCCCACTCTGGCAGGCCCCACGTCTCACCCCCCGCACCCACGGGTGCACACGCCGGCTGTTTGCACACCCTCTGTCCTTGCACACGCACTCACACCTGCACCCGTGCCCCAGGCTGCTGTGTACACCTGCAAGCATGGCCATGTcagtccctgtgccagcccccacGCCAGCCCCCGCGGCGGCAGCTGGGGACAAGTGGCCTTTGTGCTCAAGGGAAGAGCTGCAGGATGTTCACGGGTGGGGAGGCCAAAGGCAACAGAGCCGGGTCCCAGCCTGGTGCCCGCCGGCACGGTTAACCCCCCCGGCACCGGTAACCCCCGGCACGGTTACCCTTCTGGTTAACTGGTGCCTCTCAGTTAACCCCCCAGTTAATCCCCGTGTCCTCGCCCTGGCTGGGGAGCCGGGCAGGTTGGA
This genomic stretch from Patagioenas fasciata isolate bPatFas1 chromosome 4, bPatFas1.hap1, whole genome shotgun sequence harbors:
- the LOC136101270 gene encoding N-acetyltransferase 8-like isoform X2 → MASFRIRQYRDQDYEAVRSLFARGLLEHVPATYRFLLRTARAQLVLLVLFAAVRAAAGSWLLGLAAVALAMAVAWPMVHSVCLTYVQNALNTDLCDIESSYMRAPDSCFWVAEAGGAVVGMVAVAPPQNPADRGVALELLRMSVSKDFRGRGVSRALCGEVLRFARARGYGAVVLSTSMVQVVAQRLYESHGFRKVGITGLSPLGDLLCIQIFRYRCDLPGGTADPPR
- the LOC136101270 gene encoding N-acetyltransferase 8-like isoform X1 is translated as MTPPPRCWLSPRACRASPHLDLRSGDKRCQPPMASFRIRQYRDQDYEAVRSLFARGLLEHVPATYRFLLRTARAQLVLLVLFAAVRAAAGSWLLGLAAVALAMAVAWPMVHSVCLTYVQNALNTDLCDIESSYMRAPDSCFWVAEAGGAVVGMVAVAPPQNPADRGVALELLRMSVSKDFRGRGVSRALCGEVLRFARARGYGAVVLSTSMVQVVAQRLYESHGFRKVGITGLSPLGDLLCIQIFRYRCDLPGGTADPPR
- the LOC136101263 gene encoding probable N-acetyltransferase camello, which gives rise to MGCEPCPYQAGAGGGAAAGGGRAHSMVEYRIRPYRQEDGEAVREIFATGMSEYAPALCLHVLRQPWALLALGGTAAALLASARSLLLPLLALTLLLALARHLLGCAWRAYIDRCLAGDLRDIGAAYAESAGARFWVAEADERVVGAVGLLPGDADGELVLKRMSVRKDYRGLGIAAALGHTALAFARQRGCRAVVLNTLMLQHRAQALYERLGFRRHRRYVLPTLYGRLANCTITVYRYELP
- the CPXM1 gene encoding probable carboxypeptidase X1 isoform X2; this encodes MLGLPLAPLLLLLLLLLVPPPPPARAAPPRSTPRPRAQAAAPAEPARPAAAGMGTAGAAPGATATGAPKGTGTTPPRGTAQRPPPTTAGPPRGTGTTPPRGTAMRPPPTTAGPPKGTGTAPPRGTAAAPPKGTTTGPPKGTGLGTRSPTAAPTKGAGEGGPGSAPPSSPGPPGHGRLKEGGPGAKAPAPRRKLVRVKVVKKKVVRKKKPKTPAKEAAAPQDPQCPPLGLESLRVLDSQLRASSDKRYGLGAHRGRLNIQSGLYDGDFYDGGWCAGREDTAQWLEVDARRLTNFTGVITQGLNSIWTYDWVTSYKVQVSNDTYTWHQCRNGTEEAVFPGNKDPETPVLNLLPVPVVARYLRINPQSWFPNGTICLRAEVLGCPLPDPNNIYAWHSPPPPTDKLDFRHHNYKEMRKLMKRVNDECPDITRVYSIGKSYLGLKMYVMEISDNPGVHEVGEPEFRYVAGMHGNEVLGRELLLNLMEFLCREFRASNPRVVQLVTETRIHLLPSMNPDGYETAYKLGSELSGWAMGRWTYEGIDLNHNFADLNTALWDAEDNDLVPHEFPNHYIPIPEYYTLTNATVAPETRAVIDWMQRYPFVLSANLHGGELVVTYPFDMTRSYWKAQELTPTADDGVFRWLATVYATSNLAMASEDRRLCHYDDFARHGNIINGANWHTVPGSMNDFSYLHTNCFEITVELSCDKFPHASELPAEWENNRESLLLYMEQVHRGIKGVVRDSDTEQGIANAIISVDGINHDVRTALDGDYWRLLNPGEYEVTARAEGYEAATQPCHVSYENVPTPCSFRLARLRRHRPRGRLPGRAPLPSDLRLRRQRLRRLRAQRRAP
- the CPXM1 gene encoding probable carboxypeptidase X1 isoform X1, translated to MLGLPLAPLLLLLLLLLVPPPPPARAAPPRSTPRPRAQAAAPAEPARPAAAGMGTAGAAPGATATGAPKGTGTTPPRGTAQRPPPTTAGPPRGTGTTPPRGTAMRPPPTTAGPPKGTGTAPPRGTAAAPPKGTTTGPPKGTGLGTRSPTAAPTKGAGEGGPGSAPPSSPGPPGHGRLKEGGPGAKAPAPRRKLVRVKVVKKKVVRKKKPKTPAKEAAAPQDPQCPPLGLESLRVLDSQLRASSDKRYGLGAHRGRLNIQSGLYDGDFYDGGWCAGREDTAQWLEVDARRLTNFTGVITQGLNSIWTYDWVTSYKVQVSNDTYTWHQCRNGTEEAVGARGNGPGRGRWDWGPPSTSNLPGSPARVFPGNKDPETPVLNLLPVPVVARYLRINPQSWFPNGTICLRAEVLGCPLPDPNNIYAWHSPPPPTDKLDFRHHNYKEMRKLMKRVNDECPDITRVYSIGKSYLGLKMYVMEISDNPGVHEVGEPEFRYVAGMHGNEVLGRELLLNLMEFLCREFRASNPRVVQLVTETRIHLLPSMNPDGYETAYKLGSELSGWAMGRWTYEGIDLNHNFADLNTALWDAEDNDLVPHEFPNHYIPIPEYYTLTNATVAPETRAVIDWMQRYPFVLSANLHGGELVVTYPFDMTRSYWKAQELTPTADDGVFRWLATVYATSNLAMASEDRRLCHYDDFARHGNIINGANWHTVPGSMNDFSYLHTNCFEITVELSCDKFPHASELPAEWENNRESLLLYMEQVHRGIKGVVRDSDTEQGIANAIISVDGINHDVRTALDGDYWRLLNPGEYEVTARAEGYEAATQPCHVSYENVPTPCSFRLARLRRHRPRGRLPGRAPLPSDLRLRRQRLRRLRAQRRAP